A stretch of Caenibius tardaugens NBRC 16725 DNA encodes these proteins:
- a CDS encoding TetR/AcrR family transcriptional regulator, translating into MRKDALERREKLIAVAAELFENEGYDVPLELIAERAGIGRGTLYRNFRDRNALVLEILKMRINQIAEEIERNKDDMHAFFRFLAHIGLLSAKYVKGRQSVENDPSLAEQREELKERADAVTTMALERGKATGQIRDDLTLSDVYYLARMLESTVLATAAEEREAVMTRMFTILVEGIGPRPA; encoded by the coding sequence ATGAGAAAAGATGCACTGGAGAGACGGGAAAAACTTATCGCTGTCGCAGCGGAGTTGTTTGAAAACGAAGGGTATGATGTCCCCTTGGAACTGATCGCCGAACGGGCGGGAATTGGCCGTGGCACGCTGTACCGGAATTTCCGCGATCGCAACGCGCTGGTCCTCGAAATCCTGAAAATGCGCATCAACCAGATTGCCGAGGAAATTGAGCGCAACAAGGACGATATGCACGCCTTCTTCCGCTTTCTGGCGCATATCGGCCTTCTATCGGCCAAGTACGTCAAAGGTCGGCAAAGTGTCGAAAACGACCCGTCGCTGGCCGAACAACGCGAAGAATTGAAGGAACGCGCCGATGCAGTCACCACCATGGCGCTGGAACGCGGCAAGGCAACCGGCCAGATCCGTGACGACCTGACACTGTCGGACGTCTATTATCTCGCCCGCATGCTTGAAAGCACAGTCCTTGCGACCGCTGCAGAAGAACGCGAGGCGGTGATGACACGCATGTTTACGATACTGGTCGAAGGCATCGGTCCCCGACCAGCCTGA